The region GTTATTGTAGGAACCGATGAATCCTGGGCCTGTACGGACAGCCCTATTCTAATGAACGACATTTACGATGGGGAGACCTTTGACGGCCGTCTGATTCCCGTGGGCTGGAATCTGGCCGGATATACCGGGGATGAGCCATGGCGTCCGGTCAGGCTTGCGGAACCGCCTGAAGGGGAGCTGCTGCCCAATCTGCAGCCGCCGGTGATGCCCTTTGAGCCGCTCGCCCCGGTCCGCGTCCTGCGACCAAGGGAAGGCACGCTGGTGTACGATTTCGGCCAAAATATAGCGGGATGGGTAAGGATATCCGTCCAGGGTCAGTCAGGACAGCGTATAACAATGAAATATAGTGAGCTTATTGACGATCAGGGGAACATCGATCCCTGGACCAACCGGAATGCCAGAGCAACGGATGTGTATATTTTGCGGGGTGCACAGGTGCCGGCTGAATCCGCAGAACATCAAGCGGAGATGTACGAGCCGCGGTTCACCTATCACGGCTTCCGCTATGTAGAGATTACCGGAGATAAAGAACCGGAGTCCATTATTGCTATTCCTATCCATGCCAACGTTGCCGCAGCCGGAACATTCACCTGCTCCGATCCGCTGCTGAACCGGATTCAGAGCAATATCCGCTGGTCGTACCTGAACAATCTGGTCAGCATTCCGACGGACTGCTGTCAGCGCGACGAGCGGACACCCTGCCTGATGGATTCCGCCGTCGTGGAGGAAGCTGGCATTCATAACTTCGATATGCAGGCATATTACCGCAAATGGCTGGGCGATATCGCGGACAGCGAATCGAACCCGGATTGGAGCGGAGACAAGGTATCTCTGCCCTGGCATCTGTATTGGTATTACGGAGACATTGGCCTACTCGAAGACAGTTACCCGGCGATGAAATCGTATGTGGAGCATCTGGCTGCCAAATGGCCTGCGGGACTGGTGAAGGAGGGCTTTGGAGACTGGTGCCCGCCTAATGAGGACGGCTGGGACGCTTATTTTCATGAAGTCGAACTGGTGAATACCGCCTTGTATTACAGGCTGGCCGTCATCGTGTCGGAAACCGCCGGAGTGCTGGGACTGGAAGAAGACCGCTCCCGTTACGAAGCGTTAGGTCAATCGGTGGCTGAAGCGTTCCATTCCCGGTTTCACCAAGGGGAGGGCGTGTACGGCAGCGGGTCGCAGACCGCGCAATTGCTGCCGCTGGCCTATGGTCTAGTTCCTGCCGACCTCGTACACGCTGCGGCGCGAAGACTGGCTGAGGCCATTGCGGAGCAAGGCGGCCGGCTGGCAACGGGTATTTACGGAACGCGTTACCTGATGGATGTTCTGGCCGATCACGGGGATATCGATCTGGCGCTCCAAATCCTGCGCAGTACGGAATATCCCGGGTTCGGCTATCAGATCGGCCAGGGCGCTACGACCCTGTGGGAGCAGTGGAGTCCCAAGGGTGCCATGCATTCGCATGACCATGCCATGTTCGGCGGGATTGGCGCGTCCTTCTATACCCGGCTGGCCGGCATCCGCCCGCTGGCTCCAGGCTACGAACGGATTCTGATTCATCCGTATATTCCGCAGGACCTGGATTCGGCCGCGGCTGAATTCCTCTCGGTCAGGGGGCTGATCCGCTCGGAATGGTCGCGGACGGCCGGGGAGCTTGTGCTGACAGTCGTTGTGCCGCCTGACACGAGCGCCGTTATTATGCTCCCGCCGTCTGGCGGGCAAGAAACAGCGGCACGGGTGAGCCATGAAGCCGGCCCGGGCCGGCACCAATTTACAGTGTATTAAAAAGGAGGAGCTTATGGCGGATTTGGATTTTACACATCGTTATGCAGGCGGTTTTCCCAAGATCGGCATCCGTCCGGTCATTGACCGCCGCAAGCAGGTGAAGGCGGCATTGAAGGGGATGACGATGGCGCTTGCGCATGAAGCCGCAGCCGTGATCTCGTCATCCGTCCGCAACCCCGACGGCTCGCCCGCAGAGGTCATCGTGTTCGATACCTGCATTTCCGGGCTGCCCGAGGCGGCCCGCTGCTCGGAGCAGTTCCGCAAGGCAGGGGTTGGCGTAATCGTAACCGTGGCCAGCGGGTGGTGTTATCCTCTGGAGACGATGGAGACGGACCCGTCCTTGCCTCACGCGGTCTGGGGCTTTAACGGTACGGGGCGTCCCGGAGCCGTATATCTGGCCGCTCTTCATGCCGCCCATAACCAGAAGGGGCTGCCGGTATTCAAAATCTACGGCCGTCACATCCAGGACAGCGGGGAGCGGTCGCTGCCGGAGGATGTACAGGATAAACTGACCCGTTTCGCACGTGCAGGGCTTGCGGCCGCCCTGCTGCGGGGCAAATCATATTTGTCGATCGGCTCCGTCTCCATGGGGATCGCAGGCTGTGTTGTGAATGAGGATTTCTACCGGCATTATCTCGGCATGACCAACGCTTATGTAGATATGACGGAGGTGACGCGCAGGCTGGACGCCGGAATTTACGATCCGGAGGAGTTTAAGATCGCAATGGACTGGGTGTCCCGCTTCTGCCGGGAAGGGCCCGACCCGAACGCAGAGGAGGAGCGTATTCCGGCAGACCGCAAGCGGGCGAACTGGGCAACCTCTGTTCAAATGGCGATGATTGTCCGCGACCTCATGACCGGTAACCCGCGGCTGGCTCAGCTTGGCTTCGAGGAAGAGGCTTACGGCTACAACGCCATCGCCTCCGGCTTCCAGGGGCAGCGGGAGTGGACCGACCATAACCCGAGCGCTGATGTGCTGGAGGCGGTGCTGTGCAGCTCGTTCGACTGGAACGGTATCCGCGAGCCTTACACGGTCGCGACGGAGAACGACAATCTGAACGCCGTGACCATGCTGTTCAATCATTATTTATCGCATACCGCGCAGATCTTCGCCGATGTGCGGGCGTACTGGAGCCCGGAAACCGTCCGGCGCGTCACGGGCTGGACACCGGAAGGCCCTGCCGCCGGCGGCTTTATCCATTTGATCAATTCCGGCCCTGCCGCGCTGGACGGAACCGGGGAACAGCGCAGAGAGGGACAGCCGGTCATGAAGCCGCACTGGGAGATCAGCGGCGAAGAGGCTGAAGCCTGTCTCGCGGCAACAAGCTGGCGGCCGACCTATATGGATCAGTTCGCGGGCGGCGGCTACTCGACGGATTTTACGACCAGAGGCGGTATGCCGGTAACGATGTCGCGCATCAATCTGGTGGATGGGCTGGGGCCTGTGCTTCAGCTGGCGGAGGGGTATACGCTTGAGCTGCCGGAGGATGTGCACGATGCGCTCGATTTGCGGACCACGCCGACCTGGCCAACGACCTGGTTTGTGCCGAATACGGTGCCGGGTGATCCGGTATTCGAGGATGTGTACGCCGTAATGGAGGCGTGGGGCTCCAACCACTGCGCGGTCAGCTATGGCCATATCGGCGCCGATCTCATTACGCTGGCGAGCATTCTGCGGATTCCGGTCAACATGCACAATGTGGGAAGGAGCCGCCTGTTCCGTCCCAGCGCCTGGAGCGCATTCGGCACCAAGGACCCTGAAGGCGCCGACTTCCGCGCCTGCGCCGCCTACGGGCCATTATATTCATAGATTCCTGCTGTACGCATAAGCCTGGCTCCGGATATGTCCGGGGCCGGGCTTTTAAGACGATTAATTCATTCGGGGGATTGCGGGAATTTCAAAAGTGGAATATTATTTAGTTGTAATTAATGTATTTGCTTATTAATTAATGTTTATATTAATTTATTGGAGTGGATGTATTATGTATCCCCATCATCAAGCAGCCATTGATGCCATCACCAACAAGCTTAAAGCCAGACCCGACGTACAAGGGATCATCATCGGAGGCTCCGTGGCGCATGGCTTTGCGGGCGAAACCTCAGATATCGACATTATGATCGTCCTTTCTGAAGAGGATTACAAGAAAGCTTCTTCCACCCGTAATCTTGGGTATTTCGAAACGGAATCCTGTTCTTATGAAGGCGGTTACGTGGACGGGAAAGTTGTATCCGCTTCCTACATCAAGCAAGTGGCTGAATCCGGCAGCGATCCTGCTAAGTTCGCATTCCAGGATGCGTTTGTCACCTATTCCAATATCGAGGGGCTCAAGCAGTTGGTCCAAGACGCTCCCCGGTATCCGGTGGAGAAAAAGGCGGAGAACATGCAGAAGTTCTATGCACAATTCGAAACCTGGAAATGGTATTATTACGAAGGACTGAAACGCAATAATCGATTATTAATCGACTACTGTTTGACCCAATATGCCTTTTTCGCAGGCAGGCTGATTTTGGTACATAACGAAACGCTGTTCCCTTCTTATAAGTGGTTCTTAAAGGTTCTGGAAGGGGTTCAAAAGAAGCCGGAGAATTTGTTGGCGGACATCCACCGGCTACTGGAAGAACGAACGCCGGAAGCCGTTGAGAATCTGTACGAGAGTATTGTGGAATTTAATAACTGGTATCAGGCAGAGCATCATTGGACGGTTCAGTTCATGATGGATAGCCAGCTGAACTGGATGGACGGACCGGTTCCGGTTCTCGATTTATAAACTGTTCCGCTAACGGGACACGTTTGTTCAATGAAACAGCGACAGTCCAGGACTTTATTTTCTTGTCTTGGCTGTCGCTGTTTCAATTTCAACGCTCAGTCTATAACTTGTTTTATGGAGTCTAACGGTTGCGAAAAATCGAACACAATATGCTGCTGCGCCGGGGGAAGGGCCCCACTCCACAGCCAGTAGCATTTATAAAGGAATCCTGCAAGATGTGCAACAATGCGGCTCCATAGAAGCGGCCTATGCTGAAATCCTGCACCAAATGCAACAAATCCAGTACAAACTTGCTCTAAACACCGAAATTTGTGCAAATAATGCAACAATGTAGCGTAACCCGTAACTTTTTTTAAGGAATCCTGCAAATAGTGCAACAATGCTGCTCCTTACAAGCGGCTGGTAAGAGAATGCATCAGCATTCTTCACCCGCAGGGTGATTTTGTTCTGCCGTCACGCAGGAACCCTCCTAAATTATGTTATAATATTCCGGAAATATGTTCTGTGCGGTTGGTTGCAGGGAGTGGGAATTCTAAGAGGGGTAGGGAAGCGTGTGCTATGGACAGCAAGTCTATCCAGTCTGTTGCTGAAGCCGGATAACCGGCAGCGGCACAACGAATTACTTCAGGAAATCGCCAGTTATATCAGCAACCATATCCTGAATCATCCGCTGCTTACGGAGGATTGCGGGTACATCAGTATCCTGCTGGATGGATCAACGGCGCTCGGGATTGTGGACGACAGCTCGGATATCGATCTGATCGTAGTCTGCCGGGATGAACGCTATGAGCCGATTACGAGCCGGTTTGAACAGGCGGGGCTGATCCCGGAGGGAAGCAGCTTGTTTGTAGATGTGCATCTGCCCAGCGGCAAAACAGGACATTACACTCTGCTCAAATTATCGGAGTTGGAGAAGTTGCTGGGGAAGGGGCAACTGGACTGGCTGTGGAATGCATCCGTTTCCTGTCTCTATCATGATCCGCTGGACCTGAAGACGCTGTTTGCGCAAGCGGTTCCACTGCCTTCAGATCTTCTGATGAGCCTGCGGAAGAAGACATACATAGACCTTAGGAGTGCTGCCAAAAGCCTGGATAATCCCGTGCGCCGGGGAGAGGCTTTCCCGATTCTTTTTCAGGCGGTGGAGGTGTTCAAGCAGTCTTTACGTTGTGCCATCACGGTTGAGGGCTACCCCTATCCGTATGACAAATGGCTTGTACAGGTAGCAGAGCAGCTTCCAGTAGGGAAAAGGGTGCTTGATTGCATGAAGGATTTCCGGCGCTACCTATCAGAAGATATGTCCTACGTGCCGATGTACCAGGAGGATAACAGCTTTGTTAAGATGGAGAAGCGCGTCCGACAGGTGCTGCTGGAGGAATTCCGCCTGCGCGGGGTAGACGAGCCTTGGCTGGTGGAATGGTGGAAGTACTTCGAGGAATGAAGGGATAAATACAAGAAAGGAGCAACACCCATGTCCAAAAGCTTGGAGGTAACACTCCAAAAAGTAGTCGATCACTCGTACTCTATTGAAATTGGTGAGCATCTGTTCAGTTCCCTGATCAGCGATTTGCGTCAGGGGCTTGTAAGTGGAGCCAGCAAATATGCAATTATTACAGATTCTACGGTGGAACCGTTGTATGGCCGTGCTTTACTAGAGCTGCTACGTAATGAAGGATTCCAAGCAGAACTTTTCTCCTTTCCGGCAGGTGAGAACTCGAAGACCCGGGATACGAAGGCGCTGCTGGAGGATCAATTGCTAAGTCATGCCTACGGCAGAGACTGTTGTATCATTGCGGTGGGCGGTGGAGCGGTAACGGATCTGGCGGGGTTTGTGGCAGGGACTTTTGGCCGGGGCGTACCTTCTCTGAATTATGCTACCACCCTGCTGGCAGCAGCGGACGCTTCTGTGGGCGGCAAAACAGGCGTGAACACCCCAGTCGCTACCAACCTGATCGGCGTATTCCACCAGCCCCGTAAAGTATACATAGATTTGGCAGCTTGGCGCACACTTCCGGCCCGTGAATTCAGAAGCGGTCTGGCCGAGACCATTAAGCACGCCTGTATGAGCGATGAGCAGTTCTTCAGCTACCTGGAAGCGAACATGGACAGAATTATTACGGAGGATGGGGAGCTGATCCTGGATGCCGAAGTGTGCGAGCATATCGCGCTGACAAATTGCCGGATTAAGTATGAAGTGGTGGAGCAGGACGAGCATGAGCATAACCTGCGGCAAATTCTGAATCTGGGGCACACGGCCGGCAGGGCGCTTGAGGCGCTAAGCGGTTACCGGCTGATGCATGGCGAAGCCATTGCTGTGGGACTTGTCATCCAGGCGAGACTGGGGGCGAAGTACGGATATATGACGGAGGAAGAGGCTGATCGTGTAGCGGCTCTGCTGAAGAAGGCCGGTCTGCCGACAGAGATCCCAGAGTATATTACAAACCGGGCGCTCCTAGAGAAGATGTACACGGACAAAAAAGTGCGCAGCGGCCGCATCCGCTTCGTCTTCCAGGACGGCATTGGGGCGATGAAGCGTTTTGCTGACGGCTCGTATTCCGTTGCGGTAGAGGAGTCAGAGGTGATGGAGCTGCTGGAAGAGTTACGCGCAATCCATTAATCACTCTCGATTTCATTTATGATGAACACGGGCCAACCCGATTTTCACTCTGCAAAAGTTGAGTTGGCCCATTCCATTCTACTTGCTATAAATAAGCTCCAAAATAATACTCTACCTTCTCTTTCGCATAACGGTCTATGCCAAGCCATGTATCTACGGATACAAAGTCCGTCCCTCGGCCGCGTTCCGGTCCAAGCCGTTCCTCAGAAGCTAATATACCTGCAAAACCCCATACCTCCATCATTACATCTCGTTCATACTGGTTAGAGGATAATACATTCTTCCAGCGCTTCTCTAATTTACGTGCGGAATCCGTCTCAGCGCAGGCATCCACCTCTGCGAGTAAATTTTTGAGAATCTGAACATCCTCAGCGGTCACCTCTACCGGCTCCTCTTTCGCTAGCAGTTCGAGATCCATCCAGCAATAGAGGAGCCAATTTAAGCGGACGCCACCCCATTTTACCCGTTCAAAATTCAAAATATTAATATCGGCATTATTCCATTCCTCATGAGTCATTAATTTATGCTCGTTACAATAGAAGCAATGGCTGTAGCTGGCACGCTCCAGAAGCTTGTCACTATATTTATGCAGGGGAAGCTTGCTGGTTAATGCATAGCTGGATAACCCGCTTCTCAGATGTACTTCTCTTGTGGATAAGCTATGTAAAAAGGCAGTAGCTACCCTGTCCTTCGTCACCTCATGCTCCAGCAAATGACGGATTCTCAGCACACACTCATCATGCGTCATCGTCACCGGATCGAACATGACCCCTTTGCTTTTGGCATATTCAAACTCTTCTCCGGCAAAAGGCAGTCTTGTCCCGGCAGGCTTCCATCCCTGCGCAGACCAAAACGTTTTGTTTAGTATTTTTTTCGCTTTAGCGTCCATC is a window of Paenibacillus sp. FSL H3-0469 DNA encoding:
- a CDS encoding family 78 glycoside hydrolase catalytic domain; this encodes MDDRNGSIITNAWQASWITRPVEDHYAWAGYSVSVSIQLERGRAVLLFGYQSEECHYTCALDAGAGTVSLFSVEDGRAQALGTAEAPGLIRREQAESGNGSEVLLELLQSDETMIARINGQQMMAVPAAPFTGTVGFRTEAGSSAVFRELRVSDAMGRALYVNRLYDPDTIHFTAGEVDRSGSGLRLVENETSLCTSPIPVDSPLFRREFRFSAGIRKAVIRVYALGWYELTVNGHKPDRRVLAPANTPYGRRLLYDTYDVTGLLRSGGNAIGLWLGNGYNHNYSRWGWKWKRDKAVILELAAELEDGSSVIVGTDESWACTDSPILMNDIYDGETFDGRLIPVGWNLAGYTGDEPWRPVRLAEPPEGELLPNLQPPVMPFEPLAPVRVLRPREGTLVYDFGQNIAGWVRISVQGQSGQRITMKYSELIDDQGNIDPWTNRNARATDVYILRGAQVPAESAEHQAEMYEPRFTYHGFRYVEITGDKEPESIIAIPIHANVAAAGTFTCSDPLLNRIQSNIRWSYLNNLVSIPTDCCQRDERTPCLMDSAVVEEAGIHNFDMQAYYRKWLGDIADSESNPDWSGDKVSLPWHLYWYYGDIGLLEDSYPAMKSYVEHLAAKWPAGLVKEGFGDWCPPNEDGWDAYFHEVELVNTALYYRLAVIVSETAGVLGLEEDRSRYEALGQSVAEAFHSRFHQGEGVYGSGSQTAQLLPLAYGLVPADLVHAAARRLAEAIAEQGGRLATGIYGTRYLMDVLADHGDIDLALQILRSTEYPGFGYQIGQGATTLWEQWSPKGAMHSHDHAMFGGIGASFYTRLAGIRPLAPGYERILIHPYIPQDLDSAAAEFLSVRGLIRSEWSRTAGELVLTVVVPPDTSAVIMLPPSGGQETAARVSHEAGPGRHQFTVY
- a CDS encoding L-fucose isomerase; protein product: MADLDFTHRYAGGFPKIGIRPVIDRRKQVKAALKGMTMALAHEAAAVISSSVRNPDGSPAEVIVFDTCISGLPEAARCSEQFRKAGVGVIVTVASGWCYPLETMETDPSLPHAVWGFNGTGRPGAVYLAALHAAHNQKGLPVFKIYGRHIQDSGERSLPEDVQDKLTRFARAGLAAALLRGKSYLSIGSVSMGIAGCVVNEDFYRHYLGMTNAYVDMTEVTRRLDAGIYDPEEFKIAMDWVSRFCREGPDPNAEEERIPADRKRANWATSVQMAMIVRDLMTGNPRLAQLGFEEEAYGYNAIASGFQGQREWTDHNPSADVLEAVLCSSFDWNGIREPYTVATENDNLNAVTMLFNHYLSHTAQIFADVRAYWSPETVRRVTGWTPEGPAAGGFIHLINSGPAALDGTGEQRREGQPVMKPHWEISGEEAEACLAATSWRPTYMDQFAGGGYSTDFTTRGGMPVTMSRINLVDGLGPVLQLAEGYTLELPEDVHDALDLRTTPTWPTTWFVPNTVPGDPVFEDVYAVMEAWGSNHCAVSYGHIGADLITLASILRIPVNMHNVGRSRLFRPSAWSAFGTKDPEGADFRACAAYGPLYS
- a CDS encoding nucleotidyltransferase domain-containing protein is translated as MYPHHQAAIDAITNKLKARPDVQGIIIGGSVAHGFAGETSDIDIMIVLSEEDYKKASSTRNLGYFETESCSYEGGYVDGKVVSASYIKQVAESGSDPAKFAFQDAFVTYSNIEGLKQLVQDAPRYPVEKKAENMQKFYAQFETWKWYYYEGLKRNNRLLIDYCLTQYAFFAGRLILVHNETLFPSYKWFLKVLEGVQKKPENLLADIHRLLEERTPEAVENLYESIVEFNNWYQAEHHWTVQFMMDSQLNWMDGPVPVLDL
- the aroB gene encoding 3-dehydroquinate synthase gives rise to the protein MSKSLEVTLQKVVDHSYSIEIGEHLFSSLISDLRQGLVSGASKYAIITDSTVEPLYGRALLELLRNEGFQAELFSFPAGENSKTRDTKALLEDQLLSHAYGRDCCIIAVGGGAVTDLAGFVAGTFGRGVPSLNYATTLLAAADASVGGKTGVNTPVATNLIGVFHQPRKVYIDLAAWRTLPAREFRSGLAETIKHACMSDEQFFSYLEANMDRIITEDGELILDAEVCEHIALTNCRIKYEVVEQDEHEHNLRQILNLGHTAGRALEALSGYRLMHGEAIAVGLVIQARLGAKYGYMTEEEADRVAALLKKAGLPTEIPEYITNRALLEKMYTDKKVRSGRIRFVFQDGIGAMKRFADGSYSVAVEESEVMELLEELRAIH